The following nucleotide sequence is from Salvia splendens isolate huo1 chromosome 2, SspV2, whole genome shotgun sequence.
CGTCTAAATAATTGGATCTGAGCTGCACTATGTATATACTATATGTCAACAAAGACAACAATAaatgttaaaaataaaataaaagacgTGTCAAATTAACAGCTTTCGCCTTTCAAATTTAAGTGGATCTTGGAAATCTTAAAATGATGTTTACTataaatgaaagagaaaaagaacAATCAAGTTAACATGTTTAATTGGTGTAGAATTGATTTTAGTACATTAAAAATACTTTTGGGGTCGCAAGGAGATAGCTAGGAATTTATGGGAAATTAAAAGAAACACAGCTTATAGGTGACCAAACTTTTTCTTAGTGTGATAATtgaaaatttaaccaaatttaatttttttcggaCTGATTTCTGAAATGGTGATGCGAACCtaaatttgactaaattttatgatttttagtAATTTACCCAGAAGTTTATACACTTAAAGTGTAAAATGGACTATACACTTTGAgttaacaaaaaaaagagaataatgaaCAACTTTTTCAGGTAATTACTTGAAAGATAATCGGTCttgtactagtattaatttatgCATTTGCTCAAATTGGTGTAACTATGATTTTAAGAGTACTTAAAATGCTTAAAACCTTCAACGTGACCTATAAAAATGCGAAAATCGATGTTTTATTGTATTGACCCTCAAAAAAACATAGACAAGAACTTATGCACAAGCCTCTACAATCCATCAAGTATCCAATACTAAAGAAATGAAATAGTTTGAATGACACtacaaatagtaaaaaaaaaaaagaaaaaaagaaaggctTTACCGAACAACAAGAAGATTGAGTTATAGTACTAAAGAAAATATTGAGTTATAcctatattaaaaattataaatctaaTCTAAAGAGAAGATTGAGTTATACTCGAATTCACGTTCaacaattcattttaattttaaataaacttAATTCTTGCTCAAAAAAATTCTCAATAGGGGTACTATTTTCTAAGCTTAACTGGATTGGATTAACTAATTAACTTATATATACTATCAACTATGGCACATCACATTTGGCTAAAGATAAGTTTTTTTGCTTCTCTTACTGTCGATAAGAAATTGAAGGAATGATTTCGATTTGTCAAACTCTGGATTCTGGAATATCTTTATTAAGAGTAAAAGGAGGAATTTTTTCCTAGAATTCAAATGTAGACTATTGGGTATGATTTCGATTTGTCAAACTCAGCTTATATTTATGATTATTACTCAGTTATTGAAGAGTCATTGGTCCAACCTGTCAACATATAGTGTTCATACTCCGACAGAATTAATTACACAAAAGGGCCAGCTCATATAATTATCTACTgtgattttatttaataataataataataatatatcattttcattttttgccTATTGTCGTGATCGTGAATGGGTTAAATAACTTAAATTGATCATCTAGATCTACCGCCATCATATATATTGATACACCTGTATAAATTGTTATCTCACCAACACAAGAGGACATATAAAAAGTttataattaacaaaaatacaATTTGTTCACGTTAAGAAATACCAAAAATCTCAACATGtgcttttttttttaactaGTTTGACATCCGAAAACCCATAACTAAAATTGATTTATTCAATGGTCTTTGGCTTCAAGTTCAACCGTCTCACTTCTCTAGTTTTGACCTCATACTTTGCTAGTTTTGAAAAgtgaatataattaaaaatctttTTATCCACATTCAGTTACGTAAGTCAATTGTAAGTTTCTTatcttaaaattaaatattacagATATTTCTCGTCGAAAATAAGCATGTacggagtattattttcaattaaaaagaagaagaaatcgcGTTTGTTTTTAGAATTTGAATCGTATTGAagagaaaattataaaataatgaaaatattaatttggTCCGTCGACAAAAAAAGCATTATCCAAAGAGAAAACCAAGGAACGGTTGACCATTTCGGAAAACCTAAAGAGCATTAACACGAAATTACGGAtcattatcttttttattcaatttctggttttttttttctttttctcttcttctctctccagaaaaaaaaatccattttCTCCACTTGATAGATTATAAGGATCCACCATCTTGTTTTTCCTATAAAAACGCTCACTTGGATCCTTTCAATTAACATAGTAGTAAACACATTTTGGTTGAATATTCATGGGTATATTCAAGTTCAACACCCTTGTTTGTGCACTTTCATTGCTATCACTTTTCAACCTTAATTTCGTCGAATCATCTCACCATGTTTTTCTGCACTTACAATCCAAATCCAAGCATGTGGTTGATGTCAAGCAACAAGGCAGGACTGCTTATCATTTCCAACCACCCAAACATTGGATAaacggtctctctctctctctctctatttgtGAATATAGTTTGAGTTTGAATGATGACAATGATGTAGTTTGAATGCATGAGGTTATTAGTATAATGATCGTATCTCAACTTCTTCAATTGGTTTGCCAATTAGGAAGAGTCAAACTTTAATTATCTAAAAAAATGTTCATTTTGGCCTTTCTTAATTTTTGGTAAATACTTTTTGGGTTTGGATGGAGACAATTTGCCCCTTTTCTTATCTTTGACCTATTGGGTTTGCAGTAGatgataacttttttttaataaaaatatgaacattgctaattgtgtgtttttgaaTGAACCACGTATATGTATCCAATATTAATTTGGCTACAACTCAAAGATGTCAAAATATTGTCGAACTGGAATCCAAAAGAGGTGTGAATTCTTGTGCATGCATTAATTGAATGAAGTAAGAAGTCATCATGGTCCCCATGAAACAACTTGCACCCTAAATACTTCAATTTTGACTCTCAAATTTATTTAGCTAGTACTAATAGAGTCCATACAACTCAACCCCAAATCACTCGGGGTCGATCTGAGTTGCACTTATATATTGTTTGCATATTTGCTAATTCTCCGACAAGGGAAGATTTGaacataaaaaattatcaactaTTCACTCGAATTGActttataatatttttgtttcatgtgGCGCGGCGGGTGATGCGAAATCTCAGATCCAAATGGTAAGCTACATATTTTTCAGTGAGCCTAATTAATTAAGATTGGAATGATGGGAGAGATAAAATATAATTGATGGATATATATGATTAGGACCAATGTACTTCAACGGAATATACCACCTGTTCTACCAATACAACCCAAAGGGAGCAGTGTGGGGCAACATCGTGTGGGCCCACTCGGTGTCTAAAGACCTGATAAACTGGCACGCCTTAGAGCCCGCCATCTTCCCTTCCAAGCCCTTCGACCAGTTCGGTTGCTGGTCCGGCTCCGCCACCGTCCTCCCCGGCAACAAGCCCGTCATCCTCTACACCGGCATCGTCGACTCCAACGACACCCAGGTTGTTACTGACTCAATGTCTCACATCGGCGGCTGTGTAAACAGGTAGTGTTTGGGCTGAGTTATattgtttggtctgtatcacaGGTCCAGAACTTTGCGGTCCCCGCCAACCTCTCCGACCCCTTCCTCCGCCACTGGATCAAGCCCGACAGCAACCCTCTCATCGTCGCAGACGACTTCGTCAACAAGACCGCCTTCCGCGACCCCACCACCGCGTGGATGACCCCGGACGGCCACTGGCGGATCACCATCGGGGGGCGGAGGAAGCACCGGGGGATGTCGTTCTTGTACCGGAGCAGGGACTTCTTCCGCTGGACCAAGGCCAAGCACCCCCTCCATTCCATGGCCGCCACCGGCAACTGGGAGTGCCCGGACTTTTTCCCCGTCTCCACAGACGCCGCCGTTGGCTTGGACACTTCTGCCATTGGTCCCAAGGTCAAGCATGTGTTCAAAGTCAGCCTTGATCTCACTAGATATGAGTATTACACTATTGGGACGTATGATCTTGAGAGCGATAGGTATGTTCCCGATAAGGATACGATCGATGGATGGAAGGGGCTGAGGTTCGATTATGGCAACTTTTACGCGTCCAAGTCCTTCTTTGATCCGAGTAAGAACCGGAGGATCTTGTGGGGTTGGGCGAATGAGTCGGATTCTACTGATAAGGATGTGGAGAAAGGCTGGGCTGGCATTCAGGTGATTTTTGATTGGGTGGGCTCGAGCACCCCCAAATAATTCCTCGTtgccgatttaaaaaaaaaatgatttgtgGTATTAATATTTGTTGTGTTGTTTCAGCTTATTCCTCGCACTATTGTGCTTGATCCGAGCGGGAAGCAGCTGCTGCAGTGGCCGATTGAAGAACTGGAGTCGCTGAGGGCGGAGAACATGGAGTTGGGCAATTTCGAGCTCGAGCAGGGAGAGAAGGTCGAGATCGAACAGATAACGGCTGCACAGgtagtgtgtagtgtagtgtgcgTGTTTTGTGGCTGTAGTTAGTTTATTGTGGTGGTAAAACTAAAGGTGGGCTACTGAGGTAAAAAAAAATGGTGTAGGCTGATGTGGAGGTGACGTTTTCGTTTGATAGCTTGGACAAGGCTGAGCCGTTTAACGAGACCTGGGATAGGCATGACGCGGAGAAGATCTGTCGCGAGAAGAAATCAACTGTAGGAGGAGGATTGGGACCGTTTGGGCTGGCGACCTTGGCTTCGAAGAAGTTGGAGGAGTTCACTCCTGTCTTCTTCAGAATCTTCAAGGATAAGGACAAGCATCTAGTTCTTATGTGTTCTGATGCATCCatgtaaatattttttatatttgattgattaattaaattgttgATGTTGAAGAAGTCTGATCCAAGTGTTTATGCAGGTCATCCATAGAGGAAGACAAGACCAAAATGGTGAATGGGAAGGATGCATATAGGCCCTCTTTTGGAGGATTTGTCTATGTAGACTTGACAGACATGAAGATTTCTCTTAGGAGTTTGGTATGCACATTCTTGTGTTTTCTTATCAAGGTAGATTTTGATGGTAGAGGTATTTTTTTGCAGATTGATAACTCTGTTGTGGAGAGCTTTGCCGCGGGAGGAAAGACTGTCATTACTTCTAGAGTGTATCCCACCATGGCATTGTATGGAGACGCTCATTTGTATGCATTCAACAATGGAACCGAAACTGTCCAAATCGAGAGCTTGAGTGCATGGAGCATGGACAAACCCAACCATATGAATCAGGAACTCAAGGATTAACATAGTTTCTTATAAACATGTAGTATCATCTTGGACTTATCTAATAGGAGCATACGTACTCGATTCGTATCTAATAATGtgaactactactactactactaattattgGTATCTCATTTGATGAGAGTGGCCAGGGCAAGAGACCATTTATATATACACAAAAGAGCTTTAATTTGTCACAAACCTACAACATTTCTGAACTTAACAATTTTGTTCTTTATCTCCCTTGGTAAATATGTATGCTATATATGACAAATACAAACACAATTTAGGGCATAGTTGATCTGTGAAAGCGGAGAACGATGAGCTTGGATCTTTACTTCATTGCCTACTATAAATGAATGGTTTTCTCGGAATTCTTCTCCAAGGGTCTCCATAGGCATTGTGGAGCGGAGAACGAGGAGCAAAGCTGAGTAATCCATTCAAATGGATTATGGGCAAAGAATGTTTCAGTAACAACAGCTTCCTTACCCATTCTGTAAAAGTAACTCCATAAAACAATGCTTAGCTGCAGAAATGTCCGCATTATCCTTAAGGTTAGTTTCAAGAAAACTCAACAGACTGGAGGTATTTACATTGTCGAGATGTAGAACCAGCCAACAAATGGCAAAGAGTGTGAAGCTGCTTGGAAAGATCAGCTCCAAAAATATCCAAAGTTGATCTGTTAACAGAATTCAGTCTGTCCTCTCTGGCTGAAAACCAATAGAAATGAAGAACAGTGAAAGATGCCCCTCCCCAGATGAATAAATGTTTTAAAGGCAACAAAATGATGTACCAATTTTAAGAAATAGAGAAGCATTATCCTTCTGAGATTTCTCCAAATCAGCCTGTAAGACACAAGCTTGATGCACCAGAGCATTTTCTAGTTGCATTATTCAGAAACAAGATTAGACACCACATAaagacaaaatacacatatgAAGCAGGGCAAAAAAAGTAGTATACCAGACTTTTTTTGCTCAGATATGATAAAATCCTGCTCCTTGAGGCAATATTGGGATTCTTTTAATTCTTCTTTGACATTTGCCAGCAACTTGCTGGTTTGGTTCGGGTCTTTCTGCAAACAACTCAAATTAAGATTCATAGACAGTTTAAAAACATTACTATTCGCAATGAGTATTGCTTACTTGAGTGGCATCGAGTTTTTTGCTCAGATCAGTACATTGTTCAATCTGAAGATCATATTTACTTTGCAGTTCCTCTATTTGCTGCGTATCATACATCAGGCAATTAAGCATTTTTGAGATATCTACTTAATTTCATGCCGTGTAATGTAAAAATAAACATCAAGTAAGTTGGCCTTCTGATGGTTTTCTATTGTCACTCCCATTCGTTCAATCTGATCGGCCATTGCTCACAATAATAAGGAAACATATATTATGGTTAGACAAATGAATTCACTAAAAAACTAAGTATTGAGCACTACATAGCACACATAATCTTTAAACCAAATTATGTGTTTTAGGCTTGCCAAGAAGGCAAACATCTAATAATCAGTACCTTTCTCTCACTCTACTCGTGATAGTATCGGACGTACACCCCATTCTTCTCCCTTGAAACATAAATCTCCAGGGAGATGGGGGGAGGGGAAGTTAAGTAGCGTAAAGTTGCATTAAGAAGGAGCATCAGTATGATACAAAAACAGCACTTCAAAACCAAGAGACAGTTACCTACTTACCTGCTTTCAGCACTTCTGATTCACCTACAAGTTAACAAAAACAATATATAAGGCTATCAGTTGGTATTGAACATTATGATAGAGCTTTAAGACGTAACACTATGCAAAAGAGTAGCTACCAATACTAGGATACGATTTGCTaaaaaacaaagataaaataATCTAACTTGCTCGCAGGATAAAGGATAAGAAAtagcaaaaaagaaaaaagatgatGAAGCCAGTCAGAAATGCAAAATATGAAACAAACAAACCTCAGGTTTATTCTTAATATTCTTAGCCCGGTGAGCATAATCCAATGTGCTAAGGGTTTCCTCAAGACAGTGCACTGCTGGTG
It contains:
- the LOC121792160 gene encoding beta-fructofuranosidase, insoluble isoenzyme 1-like, which codes for MGIFKFNTLVCALSLLSLFNLNFVESSHHVFLHLQSKSKHVVDVKQQGRTAYHFQPPKHWINDPNGPMYFNGIYHLFYQYNPKGAVWGNIVWAHSVSKDLINWHALEPAIFPSKPFDQFGCWSGSATVLPGNKPVILYTGIVDSNDTQVQNFAVPANLSDPFLRHWIKPDSNPLIVADDFVNKTAFRDPTTAWMTPDGHWRITIGGRRKHRGMSFLYRSRDFFRWTKAKHPLHSMAATGNWECPDFFPVSTDAAVGLDTSAIGPKVKHVFKVSLDLTRYEYYTIGTYDLESDRYVPDKDTIDGWKGLRFDYGNFYASKSFFDPSKNRRILWGWANESDSTDKDVEKGWAGIQLIPRTIVLDPSGKQLLQWPIEELESLRAENMELGNFELEQGEKVEIEQITAAQADVEVTFSFDSLDKAEPFNETWDRHDAEKICREKKSTVGGGLGPFGLATLASKKLEEFTPVFFRIFKDKDKHLVLMCSDASMSSIEEDKTKMVNGKDAYRPSFGGFVYVDLTDMKISLRSLIDNSVVESFAAGGKTVITSRVYPTMALYGDAHLYAFNNGTETVQIESLSAWSMDKPNHMNQELKD